In Pseudofrankia saprophytica, one genomic interval encodes:
- a CDS encoding PH domain-containing protein: MAFPEDILTDDEVVVLDLHPHWIRLVRPVFSAVVVLGLAVLAVFFAPNGVLQKPLQYLVLIVAVVLLVYLTIVPWVRWVTTRYVITNERVLLRTGVFTRSGRDIPLVRLNDVTFEHTLFERMVGSGTLTIESAGERGQVVLTSVPHVEHVHLRLYELGEALRGYSGA, from the coding sequence GTGGCCTTTCCCGAAGACATCCTGACGGATGACGAAGTGGTGGTGCTCGACCTGCACCCGCACTGGATCCGGCTGGTACGGCCGGTGTTCAGCGCTGTCGTGGTGCTCGGTCTAGCCGTGCTGGCGGTCTTCTTCGCGCCTAACGGCGTACTGCAGAAACCGCTGCAGTACCTGGTGCTGATCGTCGCCGTGGTCCTGCTGGTCTATCTGACCATCGTTCCCTGGGTTCGCTGGGTGACGACGCGCTACGTGATCACCAACGAGCGGGTGCTGCTGCGCACCGGCGTGTTCACCCGATCGGGCCGGGACATCCCGCTGGTCCGGCTCAACGACGTCACGTTCGAGCACACGCTCTTCGAGCGGATGGTCGGCTCGGGCACGCTGACGATCGAGAGCGCGGGAGAACGCGGGCAGGTGGTCCTGACCAGCGTTCCCCACGTCGAGCACGTCCACCTGCGCCTCTACGAGCTCGGCGAAGCCCTCCGCGGCTACTCCGGCGCCTAG
- the hppD gene encoding 4-hydroxyphenylpyruvate dioxygenase produces MSIQRTLTEQERLAHLDPEQLRRLVGLVEHDPAADPFPVTGWDALVWVVGNATQAAAYYRLVYRMELVAYTGPETGNRDHVGYVLRSGAARFVLTGGVDPASPLLEHHRRHGDGVLDVALEVPDVDRCVAHAREQGAVVLDEPHDVGDEHGTVRLASLAAYGDTRHSLVDRSRYTGPYLPGYLAVQPVTATGPTAAAASAPPARAGAPLFQALDHVVGNVELGRMDDWVAFYNRVMGFTNLAEFVGDDIATRYSALMSKVVASGDHRVKFPLNEPAAGQKRSQIDEYLEFYGGPGVQHLALATDDIVRAVDVLRSRGVGFLATPDSYYTDPALRARIGEVRVPIDELRTRGILVDRDEDGYLLQIFTRPIGDRPTVFFELIERHGSLGFGKGNFQALFEAIEREQASRGNF; encoded by the coding sequence ATGAGCATTCAGCGGACCCTCACCGAACAGGAACGGCTCGCCCACCTGGATCCGGAGCAGCTGCGACGGCTGGTCGGGCTGGTGGAGCACGACCCGGCCGCCGACCCGTTCCCGGTGACCGGGTGGGACGCGCTGGTCTGGGTCGTCGGGAACGCCACCCAGGCGGCCGCCTACTACCGGCTGGTGTACCGGATGGAGCTGGTCGCCTACACCGGCCCCGAGACCGGCAACCGCGACCATGTCGGCTATGTGCTGCGTTCGGGGGCGGCGCGGTTCGTGCTGACGGGTGGCGTGGACCCGGCCAGCCCTCTGTTGGAGCACCATCGCCGCCACGGTGACGGCGTCCTGGACGTCGCGCTGGAGGTCCCGGACGTCGACCGGTGCGTCGCCCATGCCCGCGAGCAGGGGGCCGTGGTGCTGGACGAGCCGCACGACGTCGGCGACGAGCACGGCACCGTGCGCCTGGCCAGCCTCGCGGCCTATGGCGACACCCGGCACAGCCTGGTGGACCGGTCCCGCTACACCGGCCCGTACCTGCCCGGATACCTCGCGGTCCAGCCCGTGACGGCTACGGGTCCGACGGCTGCGGCTGCGTCGGCTCCGCCTGCGCGGGCCGGGGCGCCGCTGTTCCAGGCGCTCGACCACGTCGTCGGCAACGTCGAGCTGGGGCGGATGGACGACTGGGTCGCGTTCTACAACCGGGTCATGGGCTTCACGAACCTCGCCGAGTTCGTCGGCGACGACATCGCGACGCGGTACTCGGCGCTCATGAGCAAGGTGGTGGCCAGCGGCGACCATCGGGTGAAGTTCCCGCTCAACGAGCCGGCGGCCGGCCAGAAGCGGTCGCAGATCGACGAGTACCTGGAGTTCTACGGCGGCCCGGGAGTCCAGCACCTGGCGCTGGCGACCGACGACATCGTCCGCGCGGTCGATGTGCTGCGGTCGCGGGGTGTCGGGTTCCTGGCCACGCCCGACTCGTACTACACCGACCCGGCGCTGCGGGCGCGGATCGGCGAGGTGCGGGTGCCGATCGACGAGCTGCGCACCCGCGGCATCCTCGTCGACCGCGACGAGGACGGCTACCTGCTGCAGATCTTCACCAGGCCGATTGGAGACCGACCGACGGTGTTCTTCGAACTGATCGAGCGGCACGGCTCGCTCGGGTTCGGCAAGGGCAACTTCCAGGCCCTGTTCGAGGCGATCGAACGCGAACAGGCCAGTCGCGGCAACTTCTAG
- a CDS encoding UDP-glucose dehydrogenase family protein codes for MSWSSVGTSSTSERATAPPGAESGPRVAVLGTGYLGATHAVCMAELGFTVIGYDVDAAKVARLSIGEVPFFEPGLEELLRKNLESGRLSFTAGIGDVASWADVHFICVGTPQRASDGGADLTYVDAAVDALIDVGLAPGALVVGKSTVPAGTAATLAARIHAAAPDVELAWNPEFLREGFAVNDTLRPDRLVFGVAPGGAAEARLRTVYAQTIEAGTPVVVTDYATAELVKVAANAFLATKISFINAMAEICDVAGADVLELATSIGYDARIGSRFLRPGIGFGGGCLPKDIRAFQTRATELGATDSLAFLAEVDAVNLRARERAVTLTRSALGGAVDGRRLGVLGAAFKPNSDDIRDSPALDIAAALAVEGALVTVYDPAAVPNARLRYPSLDYASSVREAVTGADAVLVLTEWGEFRELDPAALLSYVAGAVVVDGRHALDAGRWRAAGWAYHSLGRPSDARVPAPTDERSAGQGHGG; via the coding sequence GTGAGCTGGTCGAGCGTGGGCACGTCGAGCACGTCCGAGCGGGCCACGGCGCCGCCCGGAGCCGAGTCCGGGCCGCGGGTCGCCGTGCTCGGCACCGGCTACCTCGGCGCGACCCACGCCGTGTGCATGGCGGAGCTGGGCTTCACCGTGATCGGTTACGACGTCGACGCGGCGAAGGTGGCGCGGCTGTCGATCGGGGAGGTGCCGTTCTTCGAGCCGGGCCTCGAGGAGCTGCTGCGCAAGAACCTCGAGTCGGGACGGCTGTCGTTCACCGCCGGGATCGGGGACGTCGCCAGCTGGGCCGACGTGCACTTCATCTGCGTCGGCACCCCGCAACGCGCCAGCGACGGCGGCGCCGACCTGACCTACGTCGACGCGGCCGTGGACGCACTGATCGACGTGGGCCTCGCGCCCGGCGCGCTGGTCGTCGGCAAGTCGACCGTGCCCGCCGGGACGGCGGCGACGCTGGCCGCCAGGATCCATGCCGCCGCGCCCGACGTCGAGCTCGCCTGGAACCCGGAGTTCCTGCGGGAGGGCTTCGCCGTCAACGACACGCTGCGCCCCGACCGGCTGGTGTTCGGCGTCGCGCCAGGCGGCGCCGCCGAGGCTCGTCTGCGCACGGTGTACGCCCAGACGATCGAGGCGGGCACACCGGTGGTGGTCACCGACTACGCCACCGCCGAGCTGGTCAAGGTCGCCGCGAACGCCTTCCTTGCCACCAAGATCTCGTTCATCAACGCGATGGCGGAGATCTGCGACGTGGCCGGCGCCGACGTGTTGGAGCTGGCCACCAGCATCGGCTACGACGCCCGGATCGGCAGCCGCTTCCTGCGCCCCGGCATCGGTTTCGGCGGCGGTTGCCTGCCCAAGGACATCCGCGCGTTCCAGACCAGGGCGACCGAGCTGGGCGCGACGGACTCGCTGGCCTTCCTGGCCGAGGTCGACGCGGTGAACCTGCGGGCGCGCGAGCGGGCGGTGACGCTGACCCGGTCGGCACTCGGCGGCGCCGTCGACGGCCGGCGCCTGGGCGTGCTTGGCGCCGCGTTCAAGCCGAACTCCGATGACATCCGCGACTCGCCGGCGCTCGACATCGCCGCGGCGCTCGCCGTCGAAGGCGCGCTGGTGACCGTGTACGACCCGGCGGCGGTGCCGAACGCGCGGCTGCGCTACCCGTCGCTGGACTACGCGTCCTCGGTGCGCGAGGCGGTCACCGGCGCCGACGCGGTGCTGGTACTGACCGAATGGGGCGAGTTCCGCGAGCTCGACCCGGCCGCGTTGCTGTCCTACGTGGCCGGCGCAGTGGTGGTCGACGGCAGGCACGCCCTCGACGCGGGCCGCTGGCGTGCCGCGGGCTGGGCGTACCACAGCCTCGGCCGCCCGAGCGACGCTCGGGTGCCGGCGCCGACCGACGAGAGGTCGGCCGGCCAGGGACACGGCGGCTAG
- a CDS encoding homogentisate 1,2-dioxygenase, whose protein sequence is MAHYRAVGSIPPKRHTQHRSPEGGLYYEELMGADGFSADSSLLYHRGVPSAIVDATPWEPPDQTLTENRPLLPRHLRLPALFPEESWKRVNPVTGRRLVLGNADVRISYVVAGASSPLYRNAAGDECVYVESGAATVETVFGALTVRQGDYVLLPRSTTHRWVPADAADAADAATGAVRPLRLYVIEAGTHIAPPRRYLSPRGQLLEHAPYCERDLHGPAEPLLADGDDVEVLVRHRGAHTVTGTRYVYSTHPFDVVGWDGCVYPYTFNIADFEPLTGRVHQPPPAHQVFAGDGFVICNFVPRKVDYHPLAVPLPYYHSNIDSDEVMFYCGGDYAARRGAGIGQGSVSLHPAGHCHGPQPGAVERALGAQFVDELAVMVDTFRPLQLGEGARAAEDPAYAWTWSGRAPTTGPGPAGPVRAASGPDDHRSEMTIHPTGGGTQA, encoded by the coding sequence ATGGCGCACTACCGCGCGGTTGGCTCGATCCCGCCCAAGCGGCACACTCAGCACCGTTCGCCCGAGGGCGGCCTCTACTACGAGGAGCTCATGGGAGCCGACGGGTTCTCGGCGGACTCGTCGTTGCTGTACCACCGTGGCGTCCCATCGGCGATCGTCGACGCGACGCCCTGGGAGCCCCCGGACCAGACACTCACCGAGAACCGGCCGCTACTCCCCCGGCATCTGCGCCTTCCCGCCCTCTTCCCGGAAGAGAGCTGGAAGCGCGTCAACCCGGTCACCGGGCGGCGGTTGGTGCTCGGCAACGCCGACGTCCGGATCTCCTACGTCGTGGCGGGCGCCTCCTCGCCGCTCTACCGCAACGCCGCCGGCGACGAGTGCGTGTACGTCGAGTCCGGCGCCGCGACGGTGGAGACCGTCTTCGGAGCGCTGACCGTCCGCCAGGGTGACTACGTGCTGCTGCCCCGGTCGACGACGCACCGCTGGGTGCCCGCTGACGCCGCCGACGCCGCCGACGCCGCCACCGGCGCCGTCCGGCCGTTGCGGCTCTACGTGATCGAGGCGGGCACGCACATCGCGCCACCGCGGCGCTACCTGTCCCCGCGCGGCCAGTTGCTCGAACACGCGCCGTACTGCGAGCGGGACCTGCATGGCCCGGCCGAGCCGCTCCTGGCCGACGGCGACGACGTCGAGGTGCTGGTCAGGCACCGCGGCGCCCACACCGTCACCGGCACCCGGTACGTCTACTCGACACATCCGTTCGACGTCGTCGGCTGGGATGGCTGCGTCTACCCGTACACGTTCAACATCGCCGACTTCGAGCCGCTGACCGGCCGGGTGCACCAGCCGCCGCCGGCCCACCAGGTGTTCGCCGGCGACGGGTTCGTCATCTGCAACTTCGTGCCCCGCAAGGTCGACTATCACCCGCTGGCGGTGCCGCTGCCCTACTACCACTCCAACATCGACTCGGACGAGGTGATGTTCTACTGCGGCGGCGACTACGCCGCCCGGCGAGGAGCCGGCATCGGCCAGGGCTCGGTCAGCCTGCACCCGGCCGGGCACTGCCACGGCCCGCAGCCCGGCGCCGTCGAACGCGCGCTCGGCGCGCAGTTCGTCGACGAGCTCGCCGTCATGGTCGACACGTTCCGACCGCTCCAGCTCGGCGAGGGCGCCCGCGCGGCCGAGGACCCGGCCTACGCCTGGACCTGGTCCGGCCGCGCCCCGACCACCGGACCGGGCCCGGCGGGACCGGTCCGGGCGGCATCGGGCCCCGATGACCACCGATCCGAGATGACGATTCATCCGACAGGCGGAGGAACCCAGGCGTGA
- the fahA gene encoding fumarylacetoacetase, producing the protein MSVVEVPAGSPFGPDNLPYGVFSTAGTAPRVGVRLGDTVVDLTVLLSGERPRDDEDGGNGGRADGEDSQDDVFAAPTLNPFLAQGSARWLAARRRITDLLAGDVPDAACHPVHEVSTHLPFQVADFVDFYASEHHASNVGQIFRPGAPPLMPNWKHLPVAYHGRAGTVVVSGTGIVRPQGQRRLPGAETPSYGPSLRLDIEAELGFVIGTGSRLGDRVGVDEFDEHVFGAVLVNDWSARDLQDWESRPLGPHQGKSFATSVSPWVVPMTALRAARVPLPAQVPEPLPYLRGRAPGWRPWGLDVDLVVGWNGEVVSRPAARELYWSPAQLLAHLTANGASARTGDLFASGTVSGPEKDQRACLLELTWNGAEPITVGGERRTFLLDGDQVTISATAPGPDGARVGFGEVTGTVLPARR; encoded by the coding sequence GTGAGCGTGGTCGAGGTCCCGGCGGGTTCGCCCTTCGGCCCGGACAACCTGCCGTACGGCGTCTTCTCCACGGCGGGGACCGCCCCGCGGGTGGGCGTGCGGCTTGGCGACACCGTCGTCGACCTCACCGTCCTGCTGAGTGGCGAACGGCCGCGTGACGACGAGGATGGCGGGAACGGTGGGAGGGCCGACGGCGAGGACAGCCAGGACGACGTGTTCGCGGCGCCGACGCTGAACCCGTTCCTGGCCCAGGGCTCGGCGCGCTGGCTGGCCGCGCGCCGGCGGATCACGGACCTTCTCGCCGGCGACGTCCCCGACGCGGCGTGCCACCCCGTCCACGAGGTCTCCACGCACCTGCCGTTCCAGGTCGCCGACTTCGTGGACTTCTACGCCTCCGAGCACCACGCGTCGAACGTCGGCCAGATCTTCCGCCCGGGCGCGCCGCCGCTGATGCCGAACTGGAAGCACCTGCCCGTCGCCTACCACGGCCGGGCCGGCACGGTCGTCGTCTCCGGAACCGGCATCGTCCGCCCGCAGGGACAGCGCCGGCTCCCGGGCGCGGAAACACCCAGCTACGGCCCGAGCCTCCGGCTGGACATCGAGGCCGAGCTCGGGTTCGTGATCGGCACTGGCTCCCGCCTGGGCGACCGGGTTGGCGTCGACGAGTTCGACGAACACGTCTTCGGCGCCGTCCTGGTCAACGACTGGTCCGCGCGCGACCTGCAGGACTGGGAGTCCCGGCCGCTCGGCCCGCACCAGGGCAAGAGCTTCGCGACCTCCGTCTCGCCGTGGGTCGTGCCGATGACCGCGCTGCGCGCCGCCCGGGTCCCACTGCCGGCCCAGGTTCCCGAGCCGCTGCCGTACCTGCGCGGGCGCGCGCCCGGCTGGCGGCCGTGGGGCCTCGACGTCGACCTGGTCGTCGGCTGGAACGGCGAGGTGGTCTCCCGCCCGGCAGCCCGCGAGCTGTACTGGTCCCCCGCCCAGCTGCTGGCCCACCTGACGGCGAACGGCGCGTCCGCCCGCACCGGCGACCTGTTCGCCTCGGGCACGGTGTCCGGTCCGGAGAAGGACCAGCGGGCCTGCCTGCTCGAGCTGACCTGGAACGGCGCGGAACCGATCACGGTCGGCGGCGAACGGCGCACCTTCCTGCTCGACGGCGACCAGGTCACGATCTCCGCCACCGCCCCGGGCCCGGACGGCGCCCGCGTCGGTTTCGGCGAGGTCACCGGCACTGTCCTGCCCGCCCGCCGCTGA
- a CDS encoding GtrA family protein, with protein sequence MKHRARPSRLALLIRELSKFGAVGAVAYVVDVLVSNLCHSQLHMEQLTAKTVSTIVAATIAYIGNRTWSFTHRARTGVRREYTLFIVLNAIGLGIALACLGFGKYVLGLQGALAFNLFGNVLGTGLGTVFRFWAYKRWVFLHPDHPRAVSGPANERAARVPEPAGR encoded by the coding sequence GTGAAGCACCGGGCACGGCCATCACGGCTGGCGCTGCTCATCCGCGAGTTGAGCAAGTTCGGTGCGGTCGGCGCGGTCGCGTACGTGGTCGACGTACTCGTCTCCAACCTGTGTCACTCGCAGCTCCACATGGAGCAGCTGACTGCGAAGACCGTTTCCACGATCGTGGCGGCGACGATCGCCTACATCGGAAACCGGACCTGGTCGTTCACCCACCGCGCACGCACCGGCGTGCGGCGTGAGTACACGTTGTTCATCGTTCTGAACGCGATCGGCCTTGGTATCGCCTTGGCCTGTCTGGGCTTTGGCAAGTACGTGTTGGGACTGCAGGGCGCGCTCGCGTTCAACCTGTTCGGCAACGTGCTCGGCACCGGCCTTGGTACGGTCTTCCGCTTCTGGGCGTACAAGCGCTGGGTGTTCCTGCACCCGGACCACCCGCGCGCCGTCTCCGGCCCCGCCAACGAGCGGGCGGCCCGCGTGCCCGAGCCAGCCGGGCGCTGA
- a CDS encoding LCP family protein: MSHATLPRPALPPELNPRAPRRRRSSLRRLSLVSCSLLSTLVLALSGVGWFLYNQFDRNLTRNSAWNVGGDRPAEVPGSVNILLLGDDSRDGTGNEYGGEAVEGNRSDTTIIAHFDKDGTATLLSFPRDELVKVVVPTSAAKDVPRDGKDKLTNVMTYGGVPGLITTLEALTDLHIDHTIKIDLAGFKQITDAIGGVTVCVTRMPNGSTTNLNDNFSQWHGQLGENHLNGDQALAFVRTRHALGDERLRILRQQQFLSKLLTQATSTGVLTNPAKITALLGAVGGAIEMDSGLGQTELIKLADRVSKLGSGKVKFVTVPTHVPLESEGASDMYGTYGVHGAVLFINTEEFEQILAPLRPASPQDAAIASAPPVAPAQVIVASIANASGRTGLAAATSADLRALGFGGFMAATTATADQSATEVRYAPGQEGAAKTLVARIPGARAVADATLTGSGLELVLGSSFTGVAGGAGPTGASAATGAAPAAGAAGTAATVAPTTTAPLGSGGIPADTSCTP; encoded by the coding sequence GTGAGCCACGCAACCCTGCCGCGCCCGGCTCTGCCGCCGGAGCTCAACCCCCGAGCCCCCCGCCGCCGCCGCTCCTCGCTGCGGCGACTCTCCCTGGTCAGTTGCTCCCTGCTGTCGACCCTCGTGCTCGCGCTGAGCGGGGTCGGCTGGTTCCTCTACAACCAGTTCGACAGGAACCTCACCCGCAACAGCGCCTGGAACGTCGGCGGGGACAGGCCGGCGGAGGTACCGGGCAGCGTCAACATCCTGCTGCTCGGCGACGACAGCCGCGACGGCACGGGCAACGAGTACGGCGGCGAGGCCGTCGAGGGCAACCGGTCAGACACGACGATCATCGCCCACTTCGACAAGGACGGCACCGCGACGCTGCTCTCGTTCCCCCGCGACGAGCTGGTCAAGGTGGTCGTCCCGACGTCCGCGGCGAAGGACGTACCGCGGGACGGCAAGGACAAGCTCACCAACGTCATGACCTACGGCGGCGTGCCCGGTCTGATCACCACCCTCGAGGCGCTGACGGACCTGCACATCGACCACACCATCAAGATCGACCTGGCCGGCTTCAAGCAGATAACGGACGCGATCGGTGGTGTTACCGTCTGTGTCACACGGATGCCAAACGGCAGCACCACGAATCTGAACGACAACTTTTCGCAGTGGCACGGCCAGCTGGGGGAGAACCACCTGAACGGGGACCAGGCGTTGGCCTTCGTCCGGACCAGGCACGCCCTGGGTGACGAACGGTTGCGGATCCTGCGGCAGCAGCAGTTCCTGTCCAAGCTGCTGACGCAGGCGACCAGCACCGGCGTGCTCACGAACCCGGCGAAGATCACCGCGCTGCTCGGTGCCGTAGGCGGCGCGATCGAGATGGACTCGGGCCTCGGCCAGACGGAGCTGATCAAGCTCGCCGACCGGGTCAGCAAGCTCGGCTCCGGCAAGGTCAAGTTCGTCACCGTGCCGACGCACGTCCCGCTGGAGAGCGAGGGCGCCTCGGACATGTACGGCACCTATGGCGTCCACGGGGCCGTGTTGTTCATCAACACCGAGGAGTTCGAGCAGATCCTGGCGCCGCTGCGCCCCGCGTCGCCGCAGGACGCGGCGATCGCCAGCGCCCCGCCGGTGGCGCCCGCCCAGGTCATCGTCGCCTCGATCGCCAACGCGTCGGGCCGCACGGGGCTCGCCGCCGCCACGTCGGCCGACCTGCGGGCGCTCGGGTTCGGCGGTTTCATGGCCGCCACGACGGCCACGGCCGACCAGAGCGCGACCGAGGTCCGCTACGCGCCAGGCCAGGAGGGCGCCGCCAAGACCCTCGTCGCCAGGATCCCGGGCGCGCGGGCGGTGGCCGATGCCACGCTCACCGGCAGCGGCCTCGAGCTCGTGCTCGGCTCGTCGTTCACCGGTGTCGCGGGCGGCGCCGGGCCGACGGGCGCCAGCGCCGCCACCGGCGCGGCTCCCGCGGCCGGCGCGGCGGGGACGGCTGCGACGGTCGCGCCGACGACCACCGCGCCGCTGGGGTCCGGCGGCATCCCGGCCGACACCTCGTGCACGCCGTGA
- a CDS encoding biotin--[acetyl-CoA-carboxylase] ligase, producing MADPRSAASGGQGPSAANEPAVEGPAVADPLDAAELAQAGRPVGLRVVVLAETGSTNADVAARARAGEPAGLVIAAERQSAGRGRLDRSWVSPPGSGLTVSLLARPTVPTARLGWVPMVVGTSLVATLRSRFAVPAWLKWPNDVQVGGDKLAGILVELVRAAPGKPDAPRASPPGLVIGFGLNVRTTAAQLPPGGTSLAVLAAAGPGEVPRRTDLLAALLTGLAGALARFDADPEAARPGYLEVCATLGRDVRVELPGGETVVGVATDVDETGRLVVGGRAFSAADVVHLRPAPATP from the coding sequence GTGGCTGACCCCAGAAGCGCGGCATCGGGCGGGCAGGGCCCGTCGGCGGCGAACGAGCCGGCGGTGGAAGGGCCGGCGGTGGCGGACCCGCTGGACGCCGCGGAGCTCGCCCAGGCCGGGCGGCCCGTGGGGCTGCGGGTGGTCGTCCTCGCCGAGACCGGCTCCACCAACGCCGACGTCGCCGCCAGGGCCCGCGCCGGCGAGCCGGCCGGGCTGGTGATCGCCGCCGAGCGGCAGAGCGCCGGGCGGGGTCGGCTCGACCGCTCCTGGGTGTCCCCGCCGGGCTCCGGGCTGACCGTGTCGCTGCTGGCCCGGCCGACGGTGCCGACGGCTCGGCTCGGCTGGGTGCCGATGGTCGTCGGCACGTCGCTGGTCGCGACGCTGCGCTCCCGGTTCGCGGTGCCGGCCTGGCTGAAGTGGCCGAACGACGTCCAGGTCGGTGGGGACAAGCTCGCCGGCATCCTGGTCGAGCTGGTCCGCGCCGCGCCGGGCAAGCCGGACGCGCCGAGGGCGTCGCCGCCGGGACTGGTGATCGGCTTCGGGCTGAACGTGCGCACCACCGCCGCGCAGCTGCCCCCGGGCGGCACCAGCCTGGCCGTGCTGGCCGCCGCCGGTCCCGGCGAGGTGCCGCGGCGGACCGATCTGCTCGCCGCGCTGCTCACGGGCCTCGCGGGCGCCCTGGCCCGGTTCGACGCGGATCCAGAGGCCGCCCGGCCCGGCTACCTCGAGGTGTGCGCGACCCTCGGCCGCGACGTCAGGGTCGAGCTGCCAGGCGGCGAGACGGTCGTGGGCGTCGCCACCGACGTCGACGAGACCGGCAGGCTGGTCGTCGGCGGCCGGGCCTTCAGCGCCGCCGACGTCGTCCACCTCCGGCCGGCTCCCGCCACGCCCTGA
- a CDS encoding TIGR03089 family protein → MDDAPRLIPVEALLDLAGPGGGAAASGAAPFPGVAAALAARLRADGASPMVTFYDDATGERVELSGVTLDNWVAKTANLLVDTLGLGPGDRVGVDLPAHWLAVVILLAAWSAGLEVLVAPDSAGAETGPLADGTEAADEAGQVAGGDVQAFFVAESRVDAALALGADEVVALSLRPFGARMAHPVAGVLDFAAEVPAHGDRFAAPAPPPAQTALLARAASAAGFAGLGPGDRLLAAAGPGDAEGLLAAVLAPLVTGASVVLCRHLDTHLDDGALARRIATERVTAVCGTRRPLPAGVRQLSLAEAATPPGRAPDTD, encoded by the coding sequence ATGGACGACGCGCCCCGGCTCATCCCGGTCGAAGCGCTGCTCGACCTGGCGGGGCCGGGCGGCGGGGCCGCCGCGAGCGGCGCGGCACCGTTCCCGGGGGTGGCGGCGGCGCTGGCGGCCCGGCTGCGGGCCGACGGGGCGAGCCCGATGGTCACGTTCTACGACGACGCCACCGGCGAGCGGGTCGAGCTCTCGGGCGTGACCCTGGACAACTGGGTGGCCAAGACGGCGAACCTGCTGGTCGACACCCTCGGCCTCGGACCGGGCGACCGCGTCGGCGTGGACCTGCCGGCCCACTGGCTCGCCGTCGTCATCCTGCTGGCCGCCTGGTCGGCCGGTCTCGAGGTCCTCGTCGCCCCCGACTCCGCGGGCGCGGAGACCGGGCCGCTGGCGGACGGAACAGAAGCAGCGGACGAGGCCGGCCAGGTGGCTGGGGGTGATGTCCAGGCCTTCTTCGTCGCCGAGAGCCGGGTCGACGCCGCGCTGGCGCTCGGCGCGGACGAGGTCGTCGCGCTGTCGCTGCGCCCGTTCGGCGCCCGGATGGCCCACCCGGTGGCCGGGGTGCTCGACTTCGCCGCGGAGGTGCCCGCGCACGGCGACCGGTTCGCCGCGCCCGCGCCACCCCCGGCCCAGACGGCCCTGCTCGCCCGCGCCGCCTCGGCGGCGGGGTTCGCCGGCCTCGGACCTGGCGACCGGCTGCTGGCCGCCGCGGGGCCCGGCGACGCCGAGGGCCTGCTGGCCGCGGTGCTCGCGCCGCTCGTGACCGGCGCGTCGGTGGTGCTGTGCCGCCACCTCGACACTCACCTCGACGACGGCGCGCTCGCGCGCCGGATCGCGACGGAGCGGGTGACGGCCGTCTGTGGCACGCGCCGTCCGCTGCCCGCCGGCGTGCGCCAGCTGTCTCTGGCGGAAGCGGCGACGCCGCCGGGGCGCGCGCCGGATACGGACTGA